From Ovis aries strain OAR_USU_Benz2616 breed Rambouillet chromosome 21, ARS-UI_Ramb_v3.0, whole genome shotgun sequence, a single genomic window includes:
- the B3GAT3 gene encoding galactosylgalactosylxylosylprotein 3-beta-glucuronosyltransferase 3 → MKLKLKNVFLAYFLVSIAGLLYALVQLGQPCDCLPPLRAAAEQLRQKDLRISQLQADLRRPPPAPAQPPEPEALPTIYVVTPTYARLVQKAELVRLSQTLSLVPRLHWLLVEDAEGPTPLVSGLLAASGLLFTHLAVLTPKAQRLREGEPGWVRPRGVEQRNRALDWLRSGGGAVGGEKDPPPPGTRGVVYFADDDNTYSRELFEEMRWTRGVSVWPVGLVGGLRFEGPRVQDGRVVGFHTAWEPNRPFPVDMAGFAVALSLLLAKPNARFDATAPRGHLESSLLSHLVDPKDLEPRAANCTRVLVWHTRTEKPKMKQEEQLQRQGRGSDPAVEV, encoded by the exons atgaagctgaagctgaagaacGTGTTCCTCGCCTACTTCCTGGTGTCGATCGCCGGCCTACTCTACGCGCTGGTGCAGCTCG GCCAGCCATGTGACTGCCTCCCTCCCCTGCGGGCAGCAGCAGAGCAGCTTCGGCAGAAGGATCTGAGGATTTCCCAGCTGCAAGCCGATCTCCGtcgcccaccccctgcccctgcccagccccctgaACCCGAGGCTCTGCCTACTATCTATGTTGTTACCCCCACCTATGCCAG GTTGGTGCAGAAGGCGGAGCTGGTGCGGCTGTCCCAGACCCTGAGCCTGGTGCCCCGGCTGCACTGGCTGCTGGTGGAGGATGCTGAGGGCCCCACCCCATTGGTCTCAGGACTGCTGGCTGCCTCTGGCCTCCTCTTCACACACCTGGCGGTCCTTACCCCCAAGGCCCAGCGGCTCCGGGAGGGTGAGCCAGGCTGGGTTCGGCCCCGAGGTGTAGAGCAACGGAACAGGGCCCTGGACTGGCTCCGGAGCGGAGGGGGTGCTGTTGGGGGAGAGAAGGACCCACCCCCACCAGGTACCCGGGGAGTCGTGTACTTTGCTGACGATGACAACACCTACAGCCGGGAACTCTTTGAGGAG ATGCGCTGGACCCGTGGTGTCTCAGTGTGGCCTGTGGGGCTAGTGGGCGGCCTTCGATTCGAGGGCCCTCGCGTACAGGATGGCCGGGTTGTTGGTTTCCACACGGCCTGGGAGCCCAACAGGCCCTTCCCAGTGGATATGGCGGGATTTGCTGTCGCCCTGTCTTTGCTGTTGGCTAAACCCAATGCCCGGTTTGATGCTACCGCTCCTCGGGGCCATCTGGAGAGCAGTCTCCTGAGCCACCTTGTAGATCCCAAGGACCTGGAGCCACGGGCTGCCAACTGCACTCGG GTTCTGGTGTGGCACACACGGACGGAGAAGCCCAAGATGAAGCAGGAGGAGCAGCTGCAGCGGCAGGGCCGCGGCTCAGACCCAGCTGTCGAGGTGTGA
- the ROM1 gene encoding rod outer segment membrane protein 1 yields MAAPDWPALREGARRPPRPVLTGPPGPVHPAPGLLRAAAAEEEASKPLGPWPGRGEGEAPRGARAREPSHPHGGAVGRGQRAWRGRCGEGAAGSGARRGLGLSPGRSRLPGVGWWGRPGPQRRSTNRPRTRSRQEAREGGRDEGGAGPPGNPSLSGPRGSLRGRGQPSDPPPPQTGPLGPPPSRPFRDPGPRTPWGPGKGRGTRGLRPQPLASGGQNRPAPPHFREGAEAGSRNRPFARGRGFPSGAKPKHPELGLAEDPAGGLLRLWREDAQGIGVRVALAQLKPGRADAASCRGQPQPLTALLSLGQRWEMAPVLPLVLPLQPRIRLAQGLWLLSWLLVLVGGLTLLCSGHLLVQLWHLGTFLAPSCPFSALPQVALAASAVALGTGLVSSGASRASLDAEQYPPWRGVLGPLLVAGTAGGGGLLVLALGLALSLPGTLDTSLEEGLGSALAHYKDTEVPGRCQAKRLLDELQLRYHCCGRHGYKDWFGIQWVSNRYLDPNDHDVVDRIQSNVEGLYLIDGVPFSCCNPHSPRPCLQSQLSDPHAHPLFDPRQPNLNLWSQGCHEVLLGHLQGLASTLGNTLAVTFLLQTLVLLGLRYLQTALEGLGGVIDGEGEAQGYLFPAGLKDMLKTAWLQGAGPHRPAPGEAPPEEEPPKEGLP; encoded by the exons ATGGCAGCGCCAGACTGGCCGGCGCTCCGGGAAGGGGCacgccgcccgccccgccccgtacTCACCGGGCCCCCCGGCCCCGTCCATCCGGCCCCCGGCTTGCTccgagcggcggcggcggaggaggaGGCGTCTAAGCCGCTGGGGCCATggccagggagaggggaaggggaagcaCCCCGGGGCGCGCGCGCTAGGGAGCCGAGCCACCCCCACGGGGGCGCTGTCGGGCGCGGGCAAAGGGCCTGGAGGgggcgctgtggggagggggccgCAGGCTCTGGGGCTCGCCGGGGCCTCGGACTCTCCCCGGGCCGCTCTCGGCTcccgggggtggggtggtggggccgTCCCGGGCCCCAGCGCCGCAGCACAAACAGGCCCCGGACGCGGAGCCGCCAGGAAGCGCGGGAGGGGGGGCGGGACGAGGGGGGGGCCGGGCCGCCTGGTAACCCCTCCCTGTCCGGGCCTCGCGGCTCGTTACGGGGGCGGGGCCAACCctctgaccccccccccccacaaacgGGTCCCCTCGGGCCACCGCCCTCCAGGCCCTTCCGGGACCCTGGCCCTCGGACTCCCTGGGGACCCGGGAAGGGGCGCGGGACCCGAGGTCTCCGCCCCCAGCCCCTTGCCTCTGGGGGGCAGAACCGaccagcccctccccacttccGCGAGGGGGCAGAGGCGGGGTCACGAAATCGGCCCTTTGCCCGGGGGCGGGGCTTTCCCTCAGGGGCAAAGCCGAAGCATCCCGAACTGGGACTGGCTGAGGACCCGGCCGGCGGGTTATTAAGGCTGTGGCGGGAGGATGCCCAGGGTATTGGGGTCAGGGTGGCATTAGCCCAGCTCAAGCCGGGCCGGGCTGACGCAGCATCCTGCCGCGGCCAACCCCAGCCCCTGACAGCTCTGCTGTCCCTCGGGCAGAGATGGGAGATGGCGCCGGTGCTGCCCCTGGTCCTGCCCCTCCAGCCCCGCATCCGTCTGGCGCAGGGGCTCTGGCTCCTCTCCTGGCTGCTCGTGCTGGTCGGCGGCCTCACCCTCCTCTGTAGCGGGCACCTCCTGGTCCAGCTGTGGCACCTTGGTACCTTCTTGGCTCCCTCCTGCCCGTTCTCTGCCCTGCCCCAGGTTGCCTTGGCGGCCAGTGCAGTGGCTCTGGGCACAGGACTGGTGAGTTCAGGAGCCAGCCGGGCCAGTCTGGATGCAGAACAATACCCTCCCTGGCGAGGGGTCCTGGGCCCACTGCTGGTGGCTGGCacagcggggggcggggggctcctGGTCCTCGCCCTGGGACTAGCCTTGTCTTTACCTGGGACTCTGGACACCAGCCTAGAGGAGGGCCTGGGGTCTGCCTTGGCTCACTACAAGGACACAGAGGTGCCCGGACGCTGTCAAGCCAAACGGCTGTTGGATGAGCTGCAGCTGAGGTACCACTGCTGCGGCCGACATGGCTACAAGGATTGGTTTGGAATCCAGTGGGTCAGCAACCGTTACCTGGATCCCAATGACCATGACGTGGTTGA CCGGATCCAGAGCAATGTGGAAGGCCTGTATCTGATTGATGGggtccctttctcctgctgtaATCCCCACTCACCCAGACCTTGCCTGCAAAGCCAGCTCTCAGACCCCCACGCCCACCCCCTCTTTGATCCCCGACAGCCCAACCTCAACCTCTGGTCCCAAGGATGCCACGAGGTGTTACTGGGGCATTTGCAGGGGCTGGCAAGCACACTGGGCAACACGCTGGCTGTTACCTTCCTGCTGCAG ACTCTGGTACTTCTGGGCCTGCGGTACCTGCAGACAGCACTGGAGGGGCTCGGAGGAGTCattgatggggagggagaggcccAGGGCTACCTCTTTCCTGCTGGGCTGAAAGACATGCTGAAAACAGCCTGGCTACAGGGAGCCGGGCCCCACAGGCCAGCACCTGGGGAGGCCCCACCAGAAGAGGAACCTCCCAAGGAGGGTCTACCCTGA